In Sphingobacterium sp. PCS056, the following proteins share a genomic window:
- a CDS encoding Crp/Fnr family transcriptional regulator yields the protein MKKHTVLHQQAVEQLLTYWSQYAKIKRSHFNWLLDHSTYHQVSTRGVLYQEGSREKNVYIVCGGLIARIYENDASETDKIFSVALPGMALTTTEHLYSDRPSQGHIVGIRPSHILALPYETVHKYKKKDAKVAVLVDVLHSKKKKQLVQLRRLSLIQNPSERYLRFYRDMPMLRAILSQREMAMLLSISRSTIQRANRRIP from the coding sequence ATGAAAAAACATACCGTCTTACATCAGCAGGCTGTAGAGCAGCTGCTCACGTATTGGAGTCAATATGCCAAAATAAAAAGATCCCATTTCAATTGGCTTTTAGACCATAGCACCTATCACCAAGTTTCGACTCGGGGAGTTTTATATCAAGAAGGAAGCCGAGAAAAAAATGTTTACATCGTGTGTGGTGGATTGATTGCCCGCATTTATGAAAATGACGCGTCTGAAACAGATAAAATCTTTTCCGTCGCTCTCCCCGGCATGGCTCTGACGACTACGGAGCATTTATATTCAGACCGTCCCAGTCAGGGACATATCGTTGGTATACGGCCAAGCCATATCCTCGCATTACCATATGAGACGGTACATAAATACAAGAAAAAAGACGCTAAAGTGGCGGTTTTGGTCGATGTACTCCACAGTAAAAAGAAAAAGCAGCTCGTTCAGCTCAGGCGGCTATCCCTTATCCAAAATCCATCAGAGCGTTATCTCCGGTTTTACCGTGATATGCCGATGCTCCGAGCTATCCTTTCGCAACGCGAAATGGCGATGCTTTTATCCATCTCTCGTAGTACGATCCAGCGCGCAAACCGGCGAATTCCGTAA
- the hmpA gene encoding NO-inducible flavohemoprotein: MTNEQKQLVKATVPVLREHGVLLTTHFYNRMFQHNPELKNMFNMGNQQNSKQQTALAMAVLAYAENIEDPSVLLPVVGNIGHKHTSLDIRPEHYTIVGNHLIASIQEVLGEAASPELVDAWTIAYQQLALLMSGHEQGLYKKHTEQKGGWTGWRPFVVKQKVVESAEITSFYLYPADNGSVENHLPGQYISLRLFLPELQLLQPRQYSISSAPNGQYYRISVKREAGSPYPDGMISNRLHDYINPGDMVDLSAPAGTFVLNVASDSPKVFISGGVGQTPLLSMFEDLTSNKNINVPITWVHGCRNEEVHAFKDKINEITAVISNINQHIFYEQVKEEQNDKYEGWVDLEVLKDSILESETEYYICGPAPFIKKHYNFLIENGVQKSVIYFEEFGPASLQLN; encoded by the coding sequence ATGACAAACGAGCAAAAACAATTGGTAAAAGCTACTGTACCTGTATTGAGAGAGCATGGTGTATTATTGACCACACACTTTTACAACCGGATGTTTCAGCACAATCCCGAATTAAAAAACATGTTTAATATGGGAAATCAACAAAATAGTAAGCAACAAACTGCTTTAGCAATGGCTGTGTTAGCTTATGCAGAAAATATTGAAGATCCTTCGGTATTGCTACCTGTAGTAGGCAATATTGGTCATAAACACACGAGTCTTGATATCCGACCAGAACATTATACGATTGTAGGTAATCATTTAATAGCATCTATTCAAGAAGTTCTCGGCGAAGCGGCTAGCCCAGAATTGGTAGATGCTTGGACAATTGCTTACCAACAACTGGCGTTATTAATGAGCGGCCATGAACAAGGTTTGTATAAAAAGCATACGGAGCAAAAAGGTGGTTGGACAGGTTGGAGACCTTTCGTTGTAAAACAAAAAGTAGTAGAATCAGCAGAGATCACTTCATTTTATCTTTACCCTGCTGATAACGGTTCTGTAGAAAATCATCTTCCAGGACAATATATTAGTTTGCGTTTATTTCTTCCTGAATTACAATTATTACAACCACGCCAATACAGTATTTCAAGTGCTCCTAATGGCCAATATTATCGTATATCTGTAAAAAGAGAAGCGGGTAGCCCATATCCCGATGGTATGATTAGTAACCGTCTTCATGACTATATTAACCCAGGCGATATGGTAGACCTTTCAGCACCTGCTGGTACATTTGTGTTAAATGTAGCAAGCGATTCACCAAAAGTTTTTATCAGTGGGGGCGTGGGACAGACGCCTTTGTTATCTATGTTTGAGGATTTAACTTCAAATAAAAACATCAATGTGCCAATAACTTGGGTACATGGTTGTAGAAATGAAGAAGTACATGCTTTTAAAGATAAGATTAATGAAATAACTGCTGTAATTTCCAATATCAATCAGCATATCTTTTATGAACAAGTGAAAGAGGAACAAAATGACAAATACGAAGGTTGGGTTGATCTTGAAGTGCTAAAAGATAGCATACTTGAAAGTGAGACAGAATATTATATTTGTGGACCTGCTCCCTTCATTAAAAAACATTATAATTTTCTAATAGAAAACGGTGTGCAAAAATCGGTCATCTATTTTGAGGAATTTGGACCAGCATCATTGCAGTTGAATTAA
- a CDS encoding RrF2 family transcriptional regulator, with product MGFFSKTCEYALRAVFYIASKSQDGQRVGIKEIAENINSPEHFLGKILQKLSRQDIILSAKGPNGGFYMDTKGLNRPIADIISALEGDDIFTGCGMGLSYCSESNPCPLHHEFKKIRNQMTHMLHMTSIGAFNTELLHGTLTLNK from the coding sequence ATGGGTTTTTTTTCAAAAACATGTGAGTATGCTTTGAGAGCCGTATTTTATATCGCCAGTAAATCTCAGGATGGACAACGTGTAGGTATAAAAGAAATTGCCGAGAATATTAATTCACCAGAGCATTTTTTGGGGAAAATATTGCAAAAATTAAGTCGGCAGGATATCATATTATCAGCTAAAGGACCTAATGGGGGCTTTTACATGGATACAAAAGGGCTAAATCGACCCATAGCCGATATCATTAGTGCTTTAGAAGGTGATGATATATTTACGGGCTGTGGTATGGGCTTAAGTTACTGCTCAGAAAGCAACCCTTGTCCGCTACACCATGAATTTAAAAAAATTCGTAACCAAATGACGCACATGTTGCATATGACCTCTATTGGGGCATTTAATACCGAATTACTCCATGGAACATTAACACTGAATAAATAA